AAGTATCAGTATTTCCTATTTCCTCCACTGCAATTTCAATAGGTTTTACTTCATACAATCTAGCTAAATCAGCTAATCTTAAATATTTTGCTTTCTTATCCAATAATTTACTTTCTATACTTGACCTTTTATCACTTTTTAATGAATATAATATTTCATTTTCATAAGGTTCATCTAAATAGTATAATATATCTACAACTATATCTTCATTCATCAAACTAAATACTTCGGATAAATTATCTTTAAAATCCTTATCATTCTCTATCCTATTTGTTATCTCTTTAATCGTAATTAGCAAATCTTGATTTTCTAATCTATTTATTTCATCCATAAATTCTTTTTCTTTTCCTTTTTTTATTTCATCATACATAGAAGAAAGAAGATTTTTACTCTGCTCTCTATTTCTAATCATTGTTATTATTTCGCTAGTTTTTGTTGGAGAATTTGAATTCATGTTTTTTATTAGTTCAGCATACAGTTTTCCATCTTCTTTTTTTATTATATACAATTTATCAACAGCTGCACTTGGATCTAAAGACAAAAGATAACTAGCTAAGTATTCTTTTTTATATTCATTATCCTCATCGTCTGAGTTAGCAAATTTATACCCTAATTTCCCTGGCAATTTACTTAATACACTATTTGCTTTAGTATTGAAGGATTTATTATTAAAGTACATAAAAGTTAATATTGATAAAGGTATGATTATCAACACGAAAATTAGTATTAACTTTGCTTTCCATTTTTTCTTTTTTTTTGCTCCTTCGATGTTTTCCATATTTTCCATATTTAATCCCCCTATTATTGGGTACTAGTTTTATAACTTATAATTGAATCTATATGTTTTTCTTCATTTTTTTGTAAATGATAGATATGCTTCTTATATTCCTGCTCTTTTAATTTTTCAAATATTTTCTTTTCCTTCACAGCATTTATCATCTCTTCTTTTGCTTTTTCAGCATCTTTCCTAATGTTTTCAACAATTTGTTTTTGTAAATTTAATTTCTTACTTAAATCATTAATATAATTATTATACATAACTAAGTTGCCAACACTAGTTTCTTCAGTAGATATGTTTTTTTCATCTTTTACATTTGTTATAATTTGATTAATTTCATTTAATTTATCTTCTTCTGCAATTAATTTTTTTTGTGCTACTCCATATTGACTTTTCTTATAGTCTTCAATAGTCTTTTTATAATTTAGAACCCTTTCAAATCTAAAATTAAAATTTGCCATCCACCATTCCCCCATTAAAAGTTGTTTATCTTTTCATATATTGCTTTCATAATAGAAATGGTTTCTTCAAATGGATAACTTTCTAAAACTTCTTGTTTTAATAGTTTATCTATATCTTCCTTCAGTTGAATCGCTATATCGATTTTTCTATTTGAGCCCATTTTATATGCTCCAATATTAATTAAATCCTCAGATTCTCTATAAGTTGCCATTACATCTTTTATAGCATTAGCCATATTCAAATGTTCTTTTTCTATTATACTTGGCATTACCCTGCTAACGCTAGCTAATACATCTATAGCTGGATAATGATTTTGGTTTGCTAATTTTCTTGACAATATAATATGTCCATCGATTATTCCTCGTACTGTATCTGTAACTGGTTCATTAAAATCATCTCCATCTACTAATACCGTATATAATCCCGTTATAGTGCCTTTAGAAGAAGTACCTGCCCTTTCTAAAAGTTTAGGCATTACTGCAAAAACAGAAGGTGTAAAACCTCTGGTTACTGGGGGCTCTCCTATAGCTAGTCCAATTTCTCTTTGAGCCATCGCAAATCTAGTGAGGGAATCCATGAGTAGCATAACATCATTACCATTATCTCTAAAATATTCTGCAATAGCTGTTGCCACCAATGCTCCCTTGACTCTTATCAATGCAGGTTGATCTGATGTAACAACAACTACTACAGATTTTTTTAAACCCTCTTCCTTTAAGTCCTTTTCTATAAATTCTCTAACTTCTCTACCTCTTTCTCCAATTAGACCTATTACGTTTATATCTGCAGAACTATTTCTAGAAACCATACCCATAAGAGTACTTTTCCCTACTCCACTTCCTGAAAATATACCTATTCTTTGACCTTTGCCGCAAGTTAATAATCCATCTATTGCTTTAATACCAAATGATAAAGGTTCAGATATTATTTTTCTTTCTAATGGATTAGGAGGATAATTTGATACAGGATACGTTTTATCAGTTCTTATCGGTCCTTTTCCATCTATTGGATTTCCTAATCCATCTATTACTCTTCCTATTAATTCATCTCCTACATTTACTCTTAAAGTTTTCCCGCTAGCAACTACTTTACTACCTGAGGCAATGCCCTCCATATCTCCTAAAGGCATTAAAAGTATTTTATCTTCTTTAAACCCTACAACTTCTGCTAATACAGGTTCTGAATTATTATATGGGTATATATAGCATAATTCTCCAATTGTTGCCATAGGACCATTGGATTCTATAGTTAATCCGGTAACTTTGGTAATATTCCCTGTATATTTTATAAATCGTTTTTTATTAATTTCTTTTATATATTTTTTTATATTTATTCTTTCTTCCATGAATATCACTCATTCATTATCCAATATAGTTAATAGTAACTCTTTAATTTCTTTTAATTGAGTTTGAAGACTTACATCTATATTACCTTTAGAGGTTTCCAATATACAATCTCCCTTAACCATATCACTATTAACTCGTATATCTATCTCATCCACTAAACTTGCTTTAGCCAATATAACATCTTTATACTTTTCAACTATCTCATAATCCTCTTGTGATGTTATTATTGTTAATTTTTCTGATATTTCTAAATTATCTATTCCCTTCAGTATTAACGATACTATAATTTCTTCATCTTCGTCTACTTTTTTATAAAGTATTTTTTCATATATCGATATAACTAATTGAATTAAATCTTTTTCTGTATCTTTTAATAAACTGTTTCTTTTATTTACATAGTCCTTTTTAATATCTAAAGCTTGAGATATTAATATTTTTGAATCTTCTTTTCCTTCTTTATAACCTTGATTGTAACCTTCATCATAACCTTTCTTGTATCCATTTTTATAACCTTCATCATAGCCCTTAATTTTATTTTCTTTTAATATATCTTGAGCTCTCTTATGTGTATCATCTAATACTTCTTCAGATTTTTCATAAGCAGAATTTATAATTTCTTCAGATTTTTTCACTGCATCTTCAATTATATCATCATATCTTTTTCTTGCTTCCTCTAAAAGATCATCATATACAGTAGCATCCCACTTTTCTTCCTTTTTAGATACTGTACCCTTTTCTATAACTCTTGTAGATTTTATTATATTAGACAATAATTTCATCTCCTCCTCTCGGAGTGATTATTTCTCCTTCTTCTTCAAGTTTTCTAATTACATTTACAATATTTTGTTGTGCTTCCTCTATATCTC
This portion of the Keratinibaculum paraultunense genome encodes:
- the fliI gene encoding flagellar protein export ATPase FliI, whose protein sequence is MEERINIKKYIKEINKKRFIKYTGNITKVTGLTIESNGPMATIGELCYIYPYNNSEPVLAEVVGFKEDKILLMPLGDMEGIASGSKVVASGKTLRVNVGDELIGRVIDGLGNPIDGKGPIRTDKTYPVSNYPPNPLERKIISEPLSFGIKAIDGLLTCGKGQRIGIFSGSGVGKSTLMGMVSRNSSADINVIGLIGERGREVREFIEKDLKEEGLKKSVVVVVTSDQPALIRVKGALVATAIAEYFRDNGNDVMLLMDSLTRFAMAQREIGLAIGEPPVTRGFTPSVFAVMPKLLERAGTSSKGTITGLYTVLVDGDDFNEPVTDTVRGIIDGHIILSRKLANQNHYPAIDVLASVSRVMPSIIEKEHLNMANAIKDVMATYRESEDLINIGAYKMGSNRKIDIAIQLKEDIDKLLKQEVLESYPFEETISIMKAIYEKINNF
- a CDS encoding FliH/SctL family protein, whose protein sequence is MSNIIKSTRVIEKGTVSKKEEKWDATVYDDLLEEARKRYDDIIEDAVKKSEEIINSAYEKSEEVLDDTHKRAQDILKENKIKGYDEGYKNGYKKGYDEGYNQGYKEGKEDSKILISQALDIKKDYVNKRNSLLKDTEKDLIQLVISIYEKILYKKVDEDEEIIVSLILKGIDNLEISEKLTIITSQEDYEIVEKYKDVILAKASLVDEIDIRVNSDMVKGDCILETSKGNIDVSLQTQLKEIKELLLTILDNE
- the fliJ gene encoding flagellar export protein FliJ, with product MANFNFRFERVLNYKKTIEDYKKSQYGVAQKKLIAEEDKLNEINQIITNVKDEKNISTEETSVGNLVMYNNYINDLSKKLNLQKQIVENIRKDAEKAKEEMINAVKEKKIFEKLKEQEYKKHIYHLQKNEEKHIDSIISYKTSTQ